The genomic stretch GCGGATCGGGGTCGCGGGCGATCTCCCTGTGGTAGGCGGCGATGCCGGACTCCAGTTCCCGCAGGTCACGGGTCTGCAGGAACTTGGCGATGTGAACCTCGGGGTTCATGGTTTCCTCCGCCATCTGAAGAGGCCGAACACGGTCAGCACGAAGGCCGTCAGGCCCAGCGCTCCCACGATGACCGGCTTGACGTTCTCGGGGACGGGCACGCGGTAGCCCAGCGCCTGAATCGCGGCCAGCACCATGAGCAACATCCCGACCACGGCCGTCTCCAGCACGCGGAACCGCTCCCAGCGGCGCTCGGTCTCCTCCGCCCTGCGCTGCAACCGCTCCGCCATCACCTGGTCGGCGATGGCGCCGATCTCGCGGGCGCGTTCCCGCGTCGCCTCCGCGTAGGCGAGATCGTCGTCCAGGCGCATGAGGAACCAGTCGGCCAGGTCCAGGTCGTCGCGCAGACTCGGCTCCCGCATGTTGTGCCGGGCGATCGCCGCGGTCGTCCGTATCTCCCGCAGCCTGGTCAGGGTCCAGATCAGCCCGGCCTCGGCGGTCTGCCGGGCCGCCAGTTCGCGCCGCGCGGCCGGCAGGCCGTCACCGCCGAGCGTCTTCAGCAGGGTCTCCACCTGTTCGTCCACGCGGTGGCGGGCGGCGCGGAAGTCCTCGCCCTGGCGGTAGACGCGCAACTGGTAGCGAAGCTTGGCGGCGTGCATGAGGTGCCGCACCAGCGGCGGCATCCGGTCGTCCCCCCGCGTCCACGCCCACGCGTCGAGCTTGGGCTCCAGTTCGGGCGGCGTCAGCATCGCGAACGTCCGCCGGCTGCGCTCGTCGTCGTCGAAGCCGACCTCCCACACCGCCACGCCTCTGACCGTCGTCATCCGGCCTCGCGGACAAGGCTCGGGCAGCGCCGCCAGGACCGCGTTCGTCCGCCGGGCGGTCGGCGCGGTGCGCGGGTAGGCGACGAACAACCGGCACTCGCCCATGGCCCACGCGCCGGTGTCCCCCGCGCACTCGCGCCACAGCTCGTTCAGCTCCCGCCAGGTCCCGCCCGTCAACGCCACGCTCAGGCAGCGCACGTCGCGTTCGCGGCGCAGCAGCGCCTGCCGGCCCAGGTCTCCGTCCGCGGTGCGCACCTCGATCTTCCCGGCTTGCGTCACGGGCATCTCGAGCCGGTCACCGAGCGCGTCCCAGATCCCGCGCAGCCGCCGTTCGTGCTCCCCGGCTTCTGGGCCGGTCGCGGTGGCGAACATGTGAACGATCAGACCGGGGTTGGCCAGGTCAACCGGCTCCATCGGCGTCCTCGGCATCGAGGGTCAGGGTGTGGATCAGCTCGTTGACCCGCTCCCGCAGTTCCTCCGGCATCGGCACCACCGGCTGGTCGCCGTACCAGGTGCTGATCCGCATCGGCCCCGCCAGCTCCAAGTGGCCGAGTTCGGCCGCCACGTCGCCCGAGGACTCCAGCCTGCCGATCACCACCGCCACGTCCGCCCAGGCCACCGCCGGCAGCGTCCACCACGTCAGCGCGTCTCGCAGCAGCTCGACCGCTTCACCATGCACCCCCACGCGTCTCCCCCCGTCGCCAGGTCGCTCCACAGGGTCATCGGTTCACAGCTGGAGTCCGTTGCAACCCGAATCCTCCGGGACCGGGGCGGGCGCCCTGGCCCATGG from Nonomuraea polychroma encodes the following:
- a CDS encoding CATRA system-associated protein — translated: MHGEAVELLRDALTWWTLPAVAWADVAVVIGRLESSGDVAAELGHLELAGPMRISTWYGDQPVVPMPEELRERVNELIHTLTLDAEDADGAG
- a CDS encoding CATRA conflict system CASPASE/TPR repeat-associated protein is translated as MEPVDLANPGLIVHMFATATGPEAGEHERRLRGIWDALGDRLEMPVTQAGKIEVRTADGDLGRQALLRRERDVRCLSVALTGGTWRELNELWRECAGDTGAWAMGECRLFVAYPRTAPTARRTNAVLAALPEPCPRGRMTTVRGVAVWEVGFDDDERSRRTFAMLTPPELEPKLDAWAWTRGDDRMPPLVRHLMHAAKLRYQLRVYRQGEDFRAARHRVDEQVETLLKTLGGDGLPAARRELAARQTAEAGLIWTLTRLREIRTTAAIARHNMREPSLRDDLDLADWFLMRLDDDLAYAEATRERAREIGAIADQVMAERLQRRAEETERRWERFRVLETAVVGMLLMVLAAIQALGYRVPVPENVKPVIVGALGLTAFVLTVFGLFRWRRKP